One Nostoc sp. UHCC 0302 DNA window includes the following coding sequences:
- a CDS encoding nitroreductase family protein, which yields MPQSKISGKAYHDLTKHSYLSVQINPNYVDASTQPASFKFYPKFYRRVKLNLNNPIHSFIYLTSAITIEKAYKDEPYKLRVNPSAGALYPTEVYVQIRGIEGIIDGIYHLEVENNCLTLIYELIDDGLESYIIPNKRINGFIFLISCVYYRSSWKYQDRSVRYCFLDSGHHLGAVAASAYLHNKDIQLVFDFDKLALNRDLGFENKEFITACVISGEVQDNKVRNLRLKVPFVSGTDYFEANQFIEDSYQTTSVQTSRQQQLEQPTFNFDKNKYYQTIWHRRSVRRFRKQLISLEEYLYIWQQLQQPIPTENYEEIEIYSVVHRVEGMSPGLYQGTHLLKAGDFSEKTGYLCINQAIARDCAVTLFFVSDYTNYQTAMQLAGFLGQRVYLASNYVGIQCSGIGAYYDDETQRFLETTKDILYAMAIGN from the coding sequence ATGCCACAAAGTAAGATATCAGGCAAAGCTTATCACGATTTGACTAAGCATTCTTACTTGTCTGTACAAATTAATCCAAATTATGTAGATGCTTCAACTCAACCAGCTTCATTTAAATTTTATCCAAAGTTTTATCGAAGGGTGAAATTAAATCTCAATAATCCGATTCATTCTTTTATCTACTTAACTAGTGCGATAACTATTGAAAAAGCTTATAAGGATGAGCCTTATAAACTGCGGGTAAATCCATCAGCAGGCGCTCTGTATCCTACGGAAGTTTACGTACAGATTCGAGGCATAGAAGGAATAATAGATGGTATATATCATCTAGAAGTTGAGAATAATTGTCTAACACTCATCTATGAATTAATCGACGATGGGTTAGAGAGTTATATTATACCGAACAAACGTATCAATGGATTCATCTTTTTAATTAGTTGTGTTTATTATAGGTCTAGCTGGAAATATCAAGATAGGAGTGTGAGATATTGCTTTTTAGATAGCGGACACCATTTAGGTGCTGTTGCTGCTTCAGCTTATCTCCACAACAAAGATATACAATTAGTTTTTGACTTTGATAAGCTCGCTCTCAATAGAGATTTAGGCTTTGAGAATAAAGAGTTTATTACTGCTTGTGTAATCTCAGGTGAAGTACAAGACAATAAAGTCAGAAACTTAAGACTGAAAGTTCCTTTTGTTTCTGGCACAGATTATTTTGAAGCTAATCAGTTTATTGAAGATAGCTATCAAACAACATCTGTGCAAACAAGTCGCCAGCAGCAACTAGAACAGCCTACGTTTAATTTTGACAAAAATAAATATTATCAAACTATTTGGCATAGGCGTTCTGTTAGACGTTTCCGGAAACAATTAATTTCTTTAGAAGAATATCTATATATATGGCAGCAACTTCAGCAGCCAATACCGACAGAAAATTATGAAGAGATAGAAATTTACTCGGTTGTACATCGAGTCGAGGGAATGTCGCCTGGGTTATATCAAGGTACGCATTTACTGAAAGCAGGTGATTTCAGCGAAAAGACAGGTTACTTATGCATTAATCAAGCGATCGCAAGAGATTGTGCTGTAACTTTATTTTTTGTTTCTGATTATACAAATTATCAAACTGCTATGCAACTAGCTGGTTTTCTTGGACAAAGAGTTTATCTGGCTAGCAATTATGTAGGAATTCAATGTAGTGGAATTGGTGCTTATTATGATGACGAGACGCAAAGATTCTTAGAAACAACAAAAGATATTCTCTATGCAATGGCAATTGGAAACTAA
- a CDS encoding hydrogenase maturation protease, whose translation MLTIIGCGNLNRSDDAVGVIIAQRLQKYLAENPHPNVRVYDCGTAGMEVMFQARGSKQLVIIDASYTGSEPGAVFKVPGKELEALPEPSYNLHDFRWDNALAAGRKIFQNDFPQEVTVYLIEAANLDLGLELSPVVKHSADLVFEEVAAIIRQNNE comes from the coding sequence ATGCTAACCATTATTGGTTGCGGTAATCTTAATCGTAGTGATGATGCCGTTGGTGTAATCATCGCTCAACGCTTACAAAAATATCTAGCTGAAAATCCTCACCCTAACGTGCGTGTCTATGACTGTGGAACCGCAGGTATGGAGGTGATGTTTCAAGCTAGAGGTAGTAAACAATTAGTAATTATTGATGCAAGTTATACTGGTTCCGAACCGGGTGCTGTGTTTAAAGTCCCTGGTAAAGAATTGGAAGCTTTACCGGAACCCAGCTACAACTTGCACGATTTTCGTTGGGATAATGCTTTAGCTGCTGGACGGAAAATCTTTCAAAATGACTTTCCGCAAGAAGTTACAGTTTATTTAATTGAAGCAGCAAATCTTGATTTGGGACTAGAGTTAAGTCCTGTTGTTAAACATTCTGCTGATTTGGTTTTTGAAGAGGTAGCTGCAATTATCAGACAGAATAATGAGTAG